From Mucilaginibacter rubeus, a single genomic window includes:
- a CDS encoding REP-associated tyrosine transposase translates to MSNKYKFHDQDKLYFVSFSVVYWIDLFIRNEYKQILLESWKHCQKHKGLEIYGWCIMTSHVHMIIGSNGDKMEDILRDIKRHSAAALRQAIENNPFESRKEWMRWMMKRAGTKNSNNERFQLWQQDNHPIMLFNHNVLHQKLDYIHNNPVEAGFVENPEDYLYSSARNYYDLPGLLDIILVDPLLAE, encoded by the coding sequence ATGAGTAACAAATATAAATTTCACGATCAGGACAAATTATACTTTGTAAGCTTTTCTGTTGTATACTGGATAGACCTTTTCATAAGAAACGAATACAAACAGATATTGCTTGAAAGCTGGAAACATTGCCAGAAACATAAAGGGCTCGAAATATATGGATGGTGTATCATGACCAGTCACGTTCACATGATTATTGGAAGTAATGGCGACAAAATGGAAGACATTTTGCGGGATATAAAAAGGCATTCTGCAGCCGCACTTAGACAGGCAATCGAAAATAACCCCTTTGAAAGCAGGAAGGAATGGATGCGGTGGATGATGAAGCGCGCCGGAACAAAAAATAGCAATAATGAAAGATTTCAATTGTGGCAGCAGGACAATCATCCTATTATGTTATTCAATCATAACGTATTACATCAAAAATTAGACTACATTCATAACAACCCGGTTGAAGCCGGCTTTGTAGAGAACCCTGAAGATTATCTATATAGCAGCGCCCGGAATTATTATGACTTACCCGGCCTGTTAGACATTATATTAGTTGATCCGCTGCTAGCCGAATAA
- a CDS encoding YifB family Mg chelatase-like AAA ATPase — MLVKTFGSAVYGIQAITITVEVNISGGKLAYFVVGLPDNAVRESMQRVETALQTNGFRMPRQRIVVNMAPADIRKEGSAYDLTIAVAIMAASNQIDIETLDKFIIMGELSLDGSLQPIKGALPIAIQARKDGFKGFILPKQNAREAAIVNDLEVYGVESIKDVVEFFNGTSQLKPEIVNTREEFYDSLCNYDSDFSEVKGQENIKRALEIAAAGGHNVILIGPPGAGKTMLARRLPSILPPLSLYESLETTKIHSVAGKLAAADALVTIRPFRSPHHTISDVALVGGGSNPAPGEISLAHNGVLFLDELPEFKRSALEVMRQPLEERRVTISRAKFTVDYPSSFMLVASMNPCPCGYYNHPEKECICPPGMVQKYLSKISGPLLDRIDLHVEVTPVNFSELSSDRAAEKSELIRERVIRAREIQVERFGNRPDLHANAQMSSQMVRDLCKIDAAGQMLLKKAMEKLGLSARAYDRILKVSRTIADLAGSEEIKLEHLAEAIHFRSLDREGWAG, encoded by the coding sequence GTGTTGGTTAAAACCTTTGGAAGCGCGGTTTATGGAATACAAGCTATTACCATAACAGTTGAAGTGAATATCAGTGGCGGCAAATTAGCTTATTTTGTTGTTGGGTTACCTGATAATGCAGTGCGCGAGTCTATGCAGCGTGTAGAGACCGCTTTACAAACCAATGGCTTTCGAATGCCTCGCCAGCGTATTGTAGTTAATATGGCCCCGGCAGATATCCGCAAAGAAGGTTCGGCATATGATCTTACTATTGCCGTTGCCATCATGGCGGCTTCAAACCAAATAGATATTGAAACCCTTGATAAATTCATCATCATGGGCGAGCTTTCGCTTGATGGAAGCCTGCAGCCGATAAAAGGTGCTTTACCTATAGCCATACAAGCCCGTAAAGATGGCTTTAAAGGCTTTATCCTCCCTAAACAAAACGCCCGTGAAGCAGCCATTGTAAATGATCTTGAGGTTTACGGCGTTGAAAGCATTAAAGATGTTGTTGAATTTTTTAACGGCACATCTCAACTAAAACCCGAAATAGTAAACACACGAGAAGAATTTTACGACAGCCTCTGTAATTACGACAGCGATTTCAGCGAAGTAAAAGGTCAGGAAAATATCAAGCGTGCACTGGAAATAGCCGCGGCAGGAGGTCATAATGTGATCCTGATCGGTCCGCCGGGGGCTGGCAAAACCATGCTGGCGCGCAGACTGCCATCTATTTTGCCACCTTTAAGTTTATATGAATCATTAGAAACCACCAAGATCCATTCGGTAGCAGGTAAACTTGCCGCCGCAGACGCGCTGGTGACTATCCGCCCGTTCAGAAGCCCTCACCATACCATCAGCGATGTGGCTTTGGTAGGAGGGGGAAGCAACCCTGCCCCCGGCGAGATTTCGCTGGCACACAACGGTGTTTTATTTTTGGATGAATTGCCTGAATTTAAACGCAGCGCGCTGGAAGTTATGCGTCAGCCATTGGAAGAGCGTCGCGTCACCATATCGCGCGCTAAGTTTACGGTTGATTACCCCAGCAGCTTTATGCTGGTAGCCAGTATGAACCCGTGCCCGTGCGGTTATTATAATCACCCCGAAAAAGAATGTATCTGCCCTCCCGGTATGGTACAAAAATACCTGAGCAAAATCTCGGGCCCGCTGCTGGACAGGATTGACCTGCACGTGGAGGTAACGCCCGTTAATTTCAGCGAACTATCATCTGACAGGGCGGCCGAAAAAAGCGAACTCATCCGTGAACGGGTGATCCGGGCAAGGGAAATCCAGGTAGAGCGCTTCGGAAACCGGCCCGACCTGCACGCCAACGCGCAAATGAGCTCCCAAATGGTTCGCGACCTTTGCAAAATTGATGCCGCCGGTCAAATGTTGCTTAAAAAGGCAATGGAAAAGCTCGGCCTCTCGGCCCGGGCTTACGACCGCATCCTCAAAGTGTCCCGCACTATCGCCGACCTTGCGGGAAGCGAGGAGATCAAATTGGAACATTTGGCAGAGGCCATACATTTCAGGAGTTTGGATAGAGAAGGCTGGGCCGGGTAA
- a CDS encoding outer membrane beta-barrel protein translates to MKTIFLSLILLCLFSASFAQNRAAIKGKVTDSLNKQPLELSTVAMVDLKDTSLIAYTLSKKNGDFELQRLPVDKEVRLVISFAGYKSYIRRFNFKKGDIVDLGTVALNSKMLSEVVVRAERVPIKVKKDTIEFDAAAFKTRPNAAVEELLKKLPGVQVDGDGTITVNGKQVSKLLIDGKQFFGSDPKIATKNLDAAIVAQVQVYDDRENDPDHLVSETQVQKIINIKLKKAIKKSIFGKVFGGAGSRDRYEAGGLFNMFRDTLQVSFIGLSNNLNHTGFSREELNQQGGFDRSGGNTSFNGGRNWGGGIEKITSGGFNLNQNYGEKLKLNLQYFYTQRNNTIESANFQQQFLKDTTLLTRASSNRYANNHTHTISGLVEWKPDTVRNLRYNPSLSYNSNNSGSSALGNTSNNFDMPVNKSVSNSLGDWHSTQFNQSFYFHKRSKNKSKESFTISHNLSINPNHSNNFNNNDVVNYQRPDLSDSLHRLSVRTSNNVSGNLDFSYRYPVTKNLIVDVTTSGIYNKTSDQVFTYDRKTGLDSLISNQSSDLKRDQWTENIKPGITYQLNKKTQIIAGLNTQWQQINNNFVTSRLMQNYFFLLPTIRIEAYGISFSYERRVNQPGISNLQPITIVYSPLYSYTGNPNLVPSINNNYYINFFKYFNDSQLGIYSYGNISSQKNMAVTQQAISSDGAQTNTTVNRDGRPSYNFSVGVFKRFKKVKEWQVNTSTNFYGNYYQSLNLLNNVEGWQNTVSYGVHENIGVNWKDVIDLNTGVGFNQSNTKYHYDDFRSVRVGTYNISNSLVVRFPKKIIWETKQDFNYNGQVAAGFKKGVNVVSSSLALQMLKKDRGELKFSVYDIFNQNVSVYRYINSNSVNDVQNNTLKRYFMVTYSIKFNKLSTK, encoded by the coding sequence ATGAAAACAATTTTTCTTTCACTGATCCTGCTATGCCTGTTTTCGGCGTCTTTTGCCCAAAACCGGGCTGCTATTAAAGGCAAAGTCACCGACTCACTAAATAAGCAACCTCTTGAATTAAGTACCGTCGCGATGGTTGATCTGAAGGATACCTCGCTTATTGCTTATACCCTCAGTAAAAAAAATGGCGACTTTGAACTGCAGCGCCTGCCTGTTGATAAAGAAGTGCGCCTGGTTATTTCGTTTGCCGGATATAAAAGTTATATCCGCCGGTTTAATTTTAAAAAAGGCGATATCGTTGATTTAGGCACCGTTGCGCTCAACAGCAAAATGCTGAGCGAGGTTGTGGTACGTGCCGAGCGGGTGCCTATTAAAGTAAAAAAGGACACCATTGAGTTTGATGCCGCCGCTTTTAAAACCCGGCCCAATGCCGCTGTGGAAGAACTTTTGAAAAAACTTCCCGGTGTACAGGTTGATGGCGACGGAACAATTACCGTTAATGGCAAACAGGTCAGCAAACTTTTAATAGATGGCAAGCAGTTTTTTGGCTCCGATCCCAAAATCGCTACCAAAAACCTTGATGCGGCAATCGTAGCCCAGGTACAGGTTTATGATGACCGCGAAAACGATCCTGATCATTTGGTGAGCGAAACCCAGGTACAAAAGATTATCAACATCAAACTTAAAAAGGCCATTAAAAAGAGCATTTTCGGTAAGGTGTTCGGCGGCGCTGGTTCGCGCGACAGGTATGAAGCCGGAGGGTTGTTCAATATGTTCCGTGATACTTTGCAGGTGAGTTTTATTGGCTTAAGTAATAACCTTAATCATACGGGTTTTTCGCGCGAGGAGCTTAACCAGCAAGGTGGGTTTGACCGCAGTGGCGGCAACACCTCATTTAACGGTGGCCGTAACTGGGGTGGTGGTATTGAGAAGATCACCTCTGGAGGCTTTAACCTTAACCAGAACTATGGCGAAAAACTAAAACTTAACCTGCAATATTTTTATACACAGCGGAACAACACAATTGAATCAGCCAATTTTCAGCAGCAGTTTCTGAAAGATACTACCCTGTTAACACGAGCCTCAAGCAACAGGTATGCAAACAATCATACACACACTATTAGCGGGCTTGTGGAGTGGAAGCCGGATACTGTCCGAAACCTGCGCTATAATCCATCGTTAAGCTATAATTCTAATAACAGCGGCTCCTCGGCGTTGGGCAATACTTCAAATAATTTTGATATGCCGGTAAACAAGTCGGTATCAAATTCCCTGGGCGATTGGCATTCAACGCAGTTTAATCAAAGCTTTTACTTTCATAAGCGATCTAAAAACAAAAGCAAGGAATCGTTTACCATATCACATAACCTGAGTATTAACCCTAACCACAGCAACAATTTCAACAATAATGATGTGGTTAACTACCAGCGGCCCGACTTGTCAGATAGTTTGCACAGGCTGTCTGTCCGTACATCAAATAATGTTTCGGGCAATCTGGATTTTAGTTACCGCTACCCGGTAACAAAAAACCTTATTGTTGATGTAACCACATCGGGCATATACAACAAAACCAGTGACCAGGTTTTTACCTATGATCGTAAAACGGGCCTCGATTCGCTGATCAGCAATCAAAGTTCTGACCTTAAGCGTGATCAGTGGACGGAGAACATTAAGCCGGGTATTACTTATCAGCTTAATAAAAAAACACAGATCATCGCAGGGCTTAATACCCAATGGCAGCAAATCAACAATAACTTTGTAACCAGCAGGCTTATGCAAAATTATTTTTTCCTGCTGCCAACTATCCGTATCGAGGCTTATGGGATATCCTTTAGCTATGAGCGCCGGGTTAACCAGCCGGGGATATCAAATTTGCAGCCTATTACTATAGTTTACAGTCCGCTGTATAGCTATACGGGTAATCCTAACCTTGTGCCCAGCATAAACAACAACTATTACATTAACTTTTTTAAATACTTTAATGACAGCCAATTGGGGATTTACTCATACGGCAACATCTCTTCGCAAAAAAACATGGCGGTTACGCAGCAAGCCATTAGCTCAGATGGCGCGCAAACCAATACAACGGTTAACCGCGATGGCCGGCCAAGCTATAATTTTTCGGTTGGGGTGTTTAAACGGTTTAAAAAGGTTAAAGAGTGGCAGGTTAACACATCAACCAATTTTTATGGTAACTATTACCAAAGCCTTAACCTGCTTAATAATGTTGAAGGTTGGCAAAACACGGTTTCGTATGGGGTACATGAAAACATTGGCGTAAACTGGAAAGATGTAATTGACCTGAATACCGGCGTGGGCTTTAATCAATCAAATACCAAATACCATTATGATGATTTCAGGAGCGTAAGAGTGGGTACCTATAACATAAGCAATAGCCTGGTGGTGAGGTTCCCTAAAAAGATAATCTGGGAAACCAAGCAGGATTTTAATTACAATGGCCAGGTTGCGGCAGGCTTTAAAAAAGGCGTTAACGTAGTGAGCTCATCACTGGCCCTGCAAATGCTTAAAAAAGACAGGGGCGAGTTGAAGTTTTCTGTTTATGATATCTTTAATCAAAACGTAAGTGTGTACCGTTACATCAACAGCAACTCGGTTAACGACGTGCAAAACAATACATTGAAACGCTATTTTATGGTTACTTACAGCATTAAGTTTAATAAGCTGAGCACAAAGTAG
- a CDS encoding alpha/beta hydrolase-fold protein encodes MKTRTYLFLAATMALSFGLLGRVNAQDMPGKRDSINSVVLNEKRVIQVILPDGYKAGSTTKYNVLYILDDWNIKLGRDIQHFIFDEHTMPPMIIVGVLNTDRDKDFLPTHNSGNKTSGGADKFLKFFKDELIPYINKTYPSDGDNTLFGHSFGGVFVTYALLNEPQLFNNYVAGDPSYWWDNGVMLKQVKEKLPSLAGLQKSLYIGGREGQGMKEMRITPMDSLLKKDAPAGFEWVVKAYPKESHGTVRLKNFYDGLRFAYNDYGGKPLEFHPSRGIVLKNKPIKIWYFDDTTKVHYTFDGSLPLMTSPFVKPEIELAGPATVTMRQIAGRPKFDKTSSGEFKGGAYLPASSLRKNYKPGGFHYAYYEGQWDKLPDFKAIKPVKEGTEDSLFNINKLPRQNNFGLVIDGLFKVEQDGYYIFGLGSDDGCKVYLNDKVIIDLDGLHDGDIERSYIVPLKKGFYPLRIEYFQKEGGRKLDFVYVTPDNIAKKKITPIPYTLRYGR; translated from the coding sequence ATGAAAACCAGGACCTATCTTTTTTTAGCTGCTACTATGGCGCTATCATTCGGCCTATTGGGCCGTGTAAATGCTCAGGACATGCCCGGTAAACGTGACTCTATCAATTCGGTTGTATTGAATGAGAAACGTGTGATACAGGTAATACTGCCCGATGGTTATAAAGCAGGCTCAACAACTAAATACAATGTGTTGTATATCCTTGACGATTGGAATATAAAATTGGGGCGCGATATACAGCACTTTATTTTTGACGAGCACACGATGCCGCCAATGATAATTGTAGGCGTGTTAAATACCGACCGGGACAAAGATTTTTTGCCAACGCATAACAGTGGCAATAAAACATCGGGCGGAGCCGATAAATTTCTGAAGTTTTTTAAGGATGAGCTGATCCCTTATATCAATAAGACCTATCCATCTGATGGTGATAACACACTTTTCGGCCACTCCTTTGGTGGTGTGTTTGTTACTTACGCCTTGTTGAACGAGCCGCAGCTTTTTAATAATTACGTTGCCGGCGACCCGAGTTATTGGTGGGATAACGGTGTTATGCTTAAGCAGGTTAAAGAGAAATTGCCGTCACTTGCCGGCTTGCAAAAGTCGCTTTACATAGGTGGCCGCGAGGGGCAGGGTATGAAAGAAATGAGGATTACCCCGATGGATAGCCTCTTAAAAAAAGACGCGCCGGCCGGGTTTGAATGGGTGGTTAAAGCGTACCCTAAAGAATCGCATGGTACGGTACGATTGAAAAACTTTTATGATGGCCTGAGGTTTGCCTATAATGATTATGGAGGCAAGCCATTGGAGTTTCACCCGTCCCGGGGGATTGTGCTAAAAAATAAGCCGATAAAGATCTGGTACTTTGATGATACAACTAAGGTGCATTATACTTTTGATGGTTCGCTGCCGTTAATGACATCGCCATTTGTAAAACCCGAGATTGAATTAGCCGGTCCTGCAACGGTTACCATGCGGCAGATTGCCGGTCGGCCTAAATTTGATAAAACCTCCAGCGGAGAATTTAAAGGAGGGGCTTATCTGCCCGCATCATCACTCAGGAAAAACTATAAACCCGGCGGTTTTCATTATGCTTACTACGAAGGCCAATGGGATAAACTGCCCGACTTTAAGGCAATAAAACCGGTTAAAGAAGGTACCGAAGATAGCCTCTTCAATATTAATAAACTTCCGCGTCAAAACAATTTTGGCTTAGTTATAGACGGGCTATTCAAAGTTGAACAGGATGGCTATTATATTTTTGGATTAGGATCGGACGATGGTTGTAAAGTGTATCTGAATGATAAGGTCATCATTGATCTGGATGGCTTGCACGATGGTGATATTGAGCGCTCATACATCGTTCCGTTGAAAAAAGGGTTTTATCCATTGCGGATAGAATATTTTCAAAAAGAAGGTGGCAGGAAGCTTGATTTTGTATATGTAACCCCGGATAACATCGCTAAAAAGAAGATTACACCTATTCCGTACACGTTGCGATATGGAAGATAA